Within the Gemmatimonadota bacterium genome, the region GGCGTCCTGAGGTTGGAGGACGTGCAGATTAGCCACCCTGGCGTTTATCGCCTCGAAGCGAGGGATGGAGACCTTCGAGCCATAAGCAATCCGATATTCTGCCAGAAGTCTCCGGACTTCCGGCTGCTCTGGGGAGACTTTCACTCCCACGCCTGGGGCGATACGTCCATGGCGCTGATGGACGAGCCCAGCTTCAAGTTGGATCCGGATGCCCGACACAGGCAAGCCCGCGAAGTGGGACGGCTGGATTTTGCGGCTCCAGGCCCCATGTCGCCACCAGACCAGGCTGACGAACCTGAACTGTGGGAAGCCTTTCAACAGGCATATGCCAATCACGATGAGCCCGGAATATATGTGCCCTTCCTCGCATCGGAAGTTCACACGCGCTCTGGAGGGGACCGAAACGTCGTGTTCCAGGAGATGGAAGATGGGTACCTGCCGACCTTTTCGTCGATGGAAACCCTGCTGGAAACCTACGGAGATCGGGAGGATGTTCTTCTTGAATCCCACGTTGGAGGAGGACCGCCAAATTGGGACGCATTTCGGCCAAATGTCGAACCACTGCTGGAAGTGGCCAGCGGTCACGGCGCTTTCGAGTGGCTCCTCCAGAAGGCACTGAGGTACGGCTATCGACCGGCCGTTATCGGATCGGGAGATATCCATCTGCCCACACTGGGCGCCCCAATGGCTCCCCATTGCTTCCGGGGTCGGTTCAACAAGGTGCTCAACATCCGTGATACCGGATTTGGATCGGGTCCTCTGGCGGGTGTGTGGGCCACTCGCTGTGAACGAGAGGCCATCTGGCAAGCTGTCGCTGAAAAACGAACCTTTGCAACGACTGGGGCTCGAATCATTCTGATGGTTTCGCTGGGAGGCAATCCCGCTGGCAGCGAGATACAGCTTTCAGGCCCAGCCAGAGTTCGTGTGGTAGCTCACGCATGCTCAACAGTGCAGCGCGTAGATCTCATCCGGAATGATCGACGCTTGAAGACCTGGCGTCCGAACACGCTGGACGTAGATCTGACTTACGTGGATGAACATCCGCTCAAACAGAATGCCTACTACATACGGCTTCGCCAGAACGATGGAGAATTTGCCTGGAGTACACCGATCTGGGCAAAGGCGGCAGACGGAGAATCTCAACCAGCATCGGACTTGCCGTGGTGGAATGAACATGAGACACCCGTTCAGGTGAATTCCAGCGGCGCCGAAAGCCACACAAATGATTTGCTGCGTTACCTGGAAGTAGAAGAGGATCCGAACCTGTTGTCGGAACTCACGCCTGCGGGGATGCTGGATGAAGTGACGGGCCGATCTGCTCTTTTTTACGCATACCTGGAACCTCAACACGAACCCGTGAGTATTCGCTGGTATTACGAGTTTTCCATACCCCGAATCCATCTGGATTGGGGCTGGCAGGATTTTGGCGCAAAATCCGGCAGAGGAAAAGATTAACGCAATACGAACAACGGGGGTAGAATCAATGTCCGATCTGGATCCGATTCGCGTACATTATGTTCGGGAATTCACCCGGTTGAGCCTTTGGTACGCGAACAAACGGCTGCGGGAAAATCTCGGCGATCTGGAAGATACCGTCAACGTGCGAGTCAATCTGTACCGGAATACCTCACTCTACAACGGCAACCACCATCCGGCAGCGGGAGACGAAGATCCCGAATGGAACGTCATTGTAGGGAAATTGGGAGAAATCTTCGACAAGTATGGTAATGATAGTGAATCCGTGGAGATCAGGGGACTTGCGATCCTCTGGCCACTTATGGAAGCGCGCATTCGCACGTTGGGTAACGAACAGCCCAGACCTGGCGATCGTTCACACGAATGTTGGAATCATGACTACAAGCACGAGGGCTCGTTGAGCCTTCATATTGCCAATGTTTACCAGCCAAAATCTCCCCTCAGCGATATGCACATACAGTTTGCTGCATCGCTAATCAGGCTGCTCAGAGATTCGCAAGTACATCGGCCGGAAGTAAAAGTGGTTCGATGCGGCAGCTGGATGAATTCGGCACCGCGGTTTCAAATGCTGTTTCCCGAGGCCTGGATTCAGAGCGCTGAGAGAAGAACAGAGATGCGATACACGATGGGACACTGGGGGCAGTTCATGGACCGGCGGGGTGATTTTCACGAAAAGAACGGGGCATTTTTCCGGCGTACCGGCGAGATGCCCTATTCCAGCTCTTTGTGCAGGTGTAAGATTGAGATGGTTCTCGACCATCTTCACGAGACCTTTCCCGAAGCTGTGGCACATAACGACCACCTGGGATATGTTCCAACGGCTTAAGATGCCGCCATTGACAACGCGCACCGAGGTGACTTCGATGAATGTCGTTTATATCATGACCGATCGGCACAACCCTGAGTTTTCCGGTTGTTACGGTAGTTCCATTACCCGTACGCCTCACATCGATGCGCTCGCCAGGCGAGGAAAGAGATTCGACAGTGCCTATTGTCCAAGTCCTCTGTGCGCGCCTTCTCGGGGAGCGATGATGGCGGGACGGTATGTTCACGAGATCTCCACCTGGGACAATGCGTTTCCCTATTCAGGAGTGCCCAGAGGCTGGGGGCATTACTTTGCAGAAAATGGTGTCGTGCTTACGACCATTGGCAAGCTCGATTACAAACCGGGCAGTGATGCTGGAGTGGAAGATATGCGCCTGGCCAAGGCACGGGAGAGTCTGGACGTACACACGCTGTTCGAAGAGGGCCGTGTGCACCCCCGATACCACCACCTGCATCGATTGCGGGAAGCGGGTCCTGCAAGTGGGCGTGGGGAACACCAGCACGACGCGCAGGTCGTGGAAGAAGCGATACAGTGGCTGATGAATGAACGCCCACAAGATCGCCCCTGGATCCTGATCGTGAATATCAAACAGCCCCATCCCGGATGGAATCCGCCGCAGGAGCTATGGGATTACTACGATCCGCTGGTGCGAACCGAAGACCTGGACGAGCGCTATTCGGAACCCATTTCTCGACTACACCCCTTCCACCGGGATTTTGTTCGTTACACGTGCAGCGATCTTTGCACACCCGAAGAGTTGCGCCGTGGTCTGGTAGGCTACCACGGCATCTGTGAGATGGCAGATCGCAACGTGGGGCGCGTGCTCAAAGCCATAGACACCGAGAATCTCTGGGACTCGACGCTGGTCGCCTATGCTTCGGATCACGGTGGCAGCATGGGGGCACATCGCAATTCCGGAATGGGATCGATGTATGAGGATTCAATTCGCGTACCCATGATCGTGGCTGGACCCGGCATAGAATCAGGCGGGTCCGAGCCTGCACCTGTTTCACATCTCGATCTTTTCCAGACATTCTCGGAAGCCCTGGAGTTGCCTTCGCCAACACACATGCGAGGGACATCCTTGCTGGGATCCACGAGGGGCGCGCCGGATGCGGCACTTCCCGAATTCGCGATCAGTGAATTCCATGGGCCGGGCCTTCCGGGAAGCGCTTTTGCTCTTCGATCGGGTTCAGATAAATATGTGGAATGCGTTGGGGAAAGACCGATGTTGTTTGACCTTTCAGAAGATCCTTTGGAGATGCGAGATCTTGCGGAGCATCCCGATGCGTCTCAGAAACTGGCTCGGCTTCGGCGAATGCTATACCAGGTGTGCTGCCCGGAAGCGATTGATCAGAGGGCAAAGGCGGACCAGCAGGCGCTGCGCGAAGAAATGGCTAAAAGTGGAAGGCTTGTGGAGGAGTTGTGGAAACGAGGTTACGAACGGAATCCAGAACGCATGATTCCACGGCCGGAACTTGTCGTGCAAAAACCGTGAGATGACAAAGGTTTCTCGATATGTCACCTATCATACCACCTGATATCCAGCCAGCATCCACATCTGACCTTGCCGACTCAGATATCCGTGCAAAGCTCATAGAGCTTCTGGGGCTGGCTACAATCCCCGACAGCGTAGATTTCACAACCTTAGAAACGCGAGAAATCGAAGACATTCGCGTCACCCATCTGAGCTATCAGAACTCACTGCGCGAAACCGTTCCCGCCATCCTCATGGAACCGCCTGGACATACGGGAAAATTGCGACCGGGAATCGTATGCATTTCTGGCACATCCGGTTCTGCAGAACGGGTCGCACATCCACACTTCCATCAATCTCCCGATGGTCCGTTGATTGGCTGGGGACGTGAACTCGCGCGAAGAGGGTTCACGACACTGGCCATCTCGATCAAAGGCACAGAAGGAAGACGCCGCAGCATTGAAGAATGGGCAACAGAGAACAAACTCTTGGCTCCGTATGGACGAAGCCAGATGGGCATTCTCGTCGAAGAAACACTCAGAGCCGCTCGAATTCTTTGCGCCATAAATGGCGTTGACAAAAGCCGCATTGGCCTGACAGGCATGTCGCTTGGCGGCAACGCAACCTGGT harbors:
- a CDS encoding DUF3604 domain-containing protein, translated to MSKNARIEWIHASIPGDEPDGFEVLFRGADGSVASGSTFNLPAGKVGTWEITFTAAANVQDGGGFCFFRRGFLMGHAPQLNNPLGRDYVTIASNSDARLDLTVNSDHGHEPEVARVRVSKGVLQKGDWVRLRIGDRCGGGPGAEVYDSTTMARLEAAVDRNGSGEFVSIAGGEIRIRITSEASADMLRILGPSIVEQGESFHLNLVAFDIHRNVCEQYQGVVQLTAPDNISGLPDRAIFEPVHNGVLRLEDVQISHPGVYRLEARDGDLRAISNPIFCQKSPDFRLLWGDFHSHAWGDTSMALMDEPSFKLDPDARHRQAREVGRLDFAAPGPMSPPDQADEPELWEAFQQAYANHDEPGIYVPFLASEVHTRSGGDRNVVFQEMEDGYLPTFSSMETLLETYGDREDVLLESHVGGGPPNWDAFRPNVEPLLEVASGHGAFEWLLQKALRYGYRPAVIGSGDIHLPTLGAPMAPHCFRGRFNKVLNIRDTGFGSGPLAGVWATRCEREAIWQAVAEKRTFATTGARIILMVSLGGNPAGSEIQLSGPARVRVVAHACSTVQRVDLIRNDRRLKTWRPNTLDVDLTYVDEHPLKQNAYYIRLRQNDGEFAWSTPIWAKAADGESQPASDLPWWNEHETPVQVNSSGAESHTNDLLRYLEVEEDPNLLSELTPAGMLDEVTGRSALFYAYLEPQHEPVSIRWYYEFSIPRIHLDWGWQDFGAKSGRGKD
- a CDS encoding sulfatase-like hydrolase/transferase; translated protein: MNVVYIMTDRHNPEFSGCYGSSITRTPHIDALARRGKRFDSAYCPSPLCAPSRGAMMAGRYVHEISTWDNAFPYSGVPRGWGHYFAENGVVLTTIGKLDYKPGSDAGVEDMRLAKARESLDVHTLFEEGRVHPRYHHLHRLREAGPASGRGEHQHDAQVVEEAIQWLMNERPQDRPWILIVNIKQPHPGWNPPQELWDYYDPLVRTEDLDERYSEPISRLHPFHRDFVRYTCSDLCTPEELRRGLVGYHGICEMADRNVGRVLKAIDTENLWDSTLVAYASDHGGSMGAHRNSGMGSMYEDSIRVPMIVAGPGIESGGSEPAPVSHLDLFQTFSEALELPSPTHMRGTSLLGSTRGAPDAALPEFAISEFHGPGLPGSAFALRSGSDKYVECVGERPMLFDLSEDPLEMRDLAEHPDASQKLARLRRMLYQVCCPEAIDQRAKADQQALREEMAKSGRLVEELWKRGYERNPERMIPRPELVVQKP